The region CCAGCCAATTTGAAACAGAGTGTAATATTCTTCGCAACACAGCTTAACCAAAGAAAGAGTCTCGAATTAGCAAAATAAAGCCAGAGATTATAAATGAAATCGCCACTGATGAGTAGTGGTGTAAGTAAACTTTTTGTAATGTCAAAACGCTAAAACTCAACAACGCTTTCCTGGGATATCTTCTTGGCAACACAGTCAGTTGAGAAAATATCCGGGTTCCTAAAATACCGGGTTCCAACCTGACTGAAGCCAATTCTGGCAGCAAACTTCAGGGGACTCCTACCGCTCATTTTTTACAGATAGGAGTAACAGGTTTCATGACACCCTCAACATCTTTGAAAGCTTCGCTGGCAACACTGGCAGGCGTAGCGATTGGTGCACTCAGCATTACACTGACTGAGCCTGCTCAGGCGCTGGGTTTTACAGGGTCCTATGCCCCTTCTAATTTCACCCTCACAAACTTTAATGCAGACGGCTTGGTTAACACTTCTGGTGCTCCAGGATCGATTTCGCTAACCGGAGGAAACAATGGCAGCGGATCTTTAGGATTTACTGGCTTTCTGACAACTGCCGCAGGCAATGGGTTGGTCAGTTTTAACTGGAACTACTCTACGCAAGATA is a window of Leptolyngbyaceae cyanobacterium JSC-12 DNA encoding:
- a CDS encoding hypothetical protein (IMG reference gene:2510094059), whose protein sequence is MTPSTSLKASLATLAGVAIGALSITLTEPAQALGFTGSYAPSNFTLTNFNADGLVNTSGAPGSISLTGGNNGSGSLGFTGFLTTAAGNGLVSFNWNYSTQDTDAVFDPFGYVLDGEFFRLTNSRLTQQSGTISFDVALGETFGFGIFTTDNIFGRGSATISSFNAPDATPIPAPALLPGLIGLGLGVLRKRKTLGENPSFD